The following are encoded together in the Proteiniphilum saccharofermentans genome:
- a CDS encoding alpha-L-rhamnosidase-related protein, translating to MHIRKIILPTILYLFLSITANAQEQSVPYELTVNLLSQTEQVYINGYPVTTPIDKVVSQRENFQFTEISTRKPFFGWIVPSREKNTLQTAYRLLVASERDFLLKDSADLWDSGKVEGNCSANVLYGGKQLEPGKVYYWKVKTWDRHGKESGFSQISAFKTAENLTDYATDRYPIQKQDEHPIKINRIDEMRYFADFGKASFGRIRVNLYSDTGTDSITIHLGETEKNGEVNRSPGASIRYSQYKIGLDKGWKTYVVAIRPDKRNTGPQAVLMPEYIGEVTPFRYCEIENYKHPLEEKDLIRETAFYPFNDFDSHFHSSDTILNQVWDISKYSIKATSFLGIYVDGDRERIPYEADALINQLSHYGVARDYSMARYTHEYLIRKPTWPTEWHLQSVLIAWEDYMYTGNKLSLAHFYEDLQAKTLIALSDENGFISTRTGKVTPEVLQSVHFNGEIRDIVDWPHTGILGLEKEEGGETDGFVFTDINTVVNAFHYRTLVLMAQIAETLGKTDDQKFYNERATKLKQSFNKHLFDKKRGVYIDGIGTDHASLHANMFPLAFGLVPENRINSVLEFIRSRGMACSVYGSQFLLDAIYDAHDAGYGLQLLTSTGERSWYNMIRVGSTITLEAWDNKYKPNQDWNHAWGAAPANLIPRKLMGIEPLEPGFRKIRIKPQPDLLESAEIKHPTIRGDVTVSFNNDPGQSFRLEVDIPVNTTADIHLPFYSRSQTVHLNGQPVKYRRDGNFSVIENIGSGKWQFSVER from the coding sequence ATGCATATCAGAAAAATAATATTACCCACGATCTTATATTTATTCTTGTCCATTACTGCCAACGCACAGGAGCAATCCGTTCCATACGAATTAACAGTGAATCTGTTATCACAGACCGAGCAGGTATATATAAACGGCTATCCTGTAACAACACCGATAGATAAAGTGGTTTCTCAAAGAGAGAATTTCCAGTTTACTGAAATAAGTACCCGCAAACCATTTTTCGGATGGATAGTACCTTCCCGGGAAAAAAACACCCTGCAAACAGCCTATCGGTTATTAGTCGCATCAGAGAGGGATTTTCTGTTGAAAGATTCTGCTGATCTGTGGGATTCCGGAAAAGTGGAAGGGAATTGTTCGGCCAATGTTCTTTATGGAGGAAAACAACTTGAACCGGGAAAGGTCTATTACTGGAAAGTAAAAACGTGGGATCGCCATGGTAAAGAATCGGGGTTCTCCCAAATCTCGGCTTTTAAGACAGCGGAAAATCTAACCGATTATGCTACGGATCGGTATCCGATACAAAAACAAGACGAACACCCCATAAAAATAAACCGGATTGACGAGATGCGCTATTTTGCCGATTTTGGTAAAGCATCTTTCGGTAGGATTAGAGTAAACCTGTATTCAGATACCGGAACCGATAGCATAACCATCCATTTGGGAGAAACGGAAAAAAACGGAGAGGTTAACCGCTCCCCGGGAGCATCAATCCGTTACTCCCAATATAAGATTGGGCTCGATAAAGGTTGGAAAACCTATGTGGTCGCCATTCGTCCCGATAAAAGAAATACCGGGCCACAGGCTGTACTGATGCCGGAATATATCGGAGAAGTGACCCCATTCCGCTACTGCGAAATAGAAAATTATAAACATCCGCTAGAGGAAAAAGACCTGATACGGGAGACGGCTTTTTATCCGTTCAACGATTTCGACTCTCACTTCCACAGTTCCGACACGATACTCAACCAGGTTTGGGATATCAGCAAATACTCAATAAAGGCCACATCCTTTCTCGGTATATATGTCGACGGGGATCGGGAAAGAATTCCTTATGAAGCAGACGCACTGATCAACCAACTATCACACTATGGTGTGGCACGTGATTATAGCATGGCACGCTACACGCATGAATACCTGATCCGGAAGCCGACCTGGCCAACCGAGTGGCATCTGCAATCCGTTCTCATAGCATGGGAAGATTATATGTACACCGGCAATAAACTTTCATTGGCACATTTTTATGAAGATCTTCAGGCAAAAACCCTGATAGCACTCTCCGATGAAAATGGATTCATCAGTACCAGAACAGGAAAAGTAACACCGGAAGTACTTCAATCTGTCCATTTCAACGGGGAAATACGGGATATTGTCGACTGGCCCCACACCGGCATTCTCGGATTGGAAAAGGAAGAGGGCGGAGAAACCGACGGGTTTGTCTTCACCGATATCAACACGGTTGTCAATGCTTTCCATTACAGAACGCTTGTACTGATGGCGCAAATTGCGGAAACATTAGGTAAGACAGATGACCAGAAGTTTTATAACGAACGGGCTACTAAACTAAAGCAATCTTTTAATAAACATCTTTTCGATAAAAAAAGAGGTGTTTATATCGATGGCATTGGTACAGACCATGCATCCCTCCATGCCAATATGTTTCCACTCGCTTTCGGATTAGTCCCTGAAAACCGGATCAACAGTGTGTTGGAGTTTATCCGTTCCCGTGGAATGGCTTGTAGTGTATACGGTTCACAGTTCCTTCTGGACGCCATCTACGATGCCCATGATGCCGGATACGGACTACAGCTGCTGACTTCCACCGGCGAAAGGAGTTGGTACAACATGATCCGGGTAGGCTCCACAATCACACTCGAAGCATGGGACAACAAATACAAACCCAATCAGGACTGGAACCATGCCTGGGGCGCTGCACCTGCCAACCTGATCCCACGGAAACTGATGGGAATAGAACCATTGGAACCGGGTTTCCGGAAGATACGGATCAAGCCGCAGCCGGATTTGCTGGAATCGGCTGAAATCAAGCATCCGACTATCCGCGGTGATGTAACGGTGAGTTTTAACAATGATCCCGGACAATCGTTCCGCCTTGAAGTGGATATTCCCGTCAACACAACCGCAGATATACATCTTCCTTTCTATTCCAGAAGCCAGACCGTACATCTGAATGGTCAACCGGTAAAATATAGAAGGGACGGAAATTTTTCAGTCATTGAAAACATTGGTTCAGGGAAATGGCAGTTTTCTGTAGAACGATAA
- a CDS encoding alpha-L-rhamnosidase-related protein, whose amino-acid sequence MKTRLFFILFLFLLSENVPAQEYLSERFFQGQLVEDEITRAYLTPVKIVWQSDNNNKQVKNSEVLLTQFDGQLSTSGEGICLLRSDNETQASILLDFGKELYGGIEIAAAIRSEKKPLKVRIRLGESVSEAMSDCIDNSVPGMSSATNDHSLRDYTLELPWLGTIEVGNSGFRFVRIDLLDKEVDLPIRSVRAIFRYRDIPYLGSFKCDNERLNEIWETGAYTVHLNMQEYLWDGIKRDRLVWLGDVHPEIMTINTVFGDQEIVKKSLDFGRDTTPLPQWMNGISSYSLWWIIAHRDLYLYHGDLDYLKEQQAYLSALIHQIISKIGPDGKENLDGGRFLDWPTARDSNVIHAGLQSLTVMAMEAGKDIAGWLNDRELNNVCIKASESLHKHLPSDHGNKQAASLLTLAGMLAPNQASPVILRNGATDFATFYGYYMLEALAKDGKYREAMNIITDYWGAMLDLGATTFWENFNYEERLNALPIDQLPDPSKFDIHADGGDHCYIGLRASLCHGWASGPTAWLTAHVLGIQVIEPGSKVIRIRPNLGDLTFAEGSFPTPYGVVTVKHVKQADGKIKSEIDAPKEIKII is encoded by the coding sequence ATGAAAACCCGTTTATTCTTTATTCTTTTTCTTTTCCTTTTATCGGAAAACGTTCCGGCCCAGGAGTATCTTTCTGAGAGATTTTTTCAGGGACAACTGGTAGAAGATGAAATTACGCGGGCATATCTTACTCCTGTAAAAATAGTCTGGCAATCGGATAATAATAACAAACAGGTAAAAAATTCCGAAGTGCTGTTGACACAGTTCGACGGACAGCTTTCTACCAGCGGAGAAGGGATATGCCTGCTCCGATCGGACAACGAGACACAGGCTTCTATCTTGCTGGATTTCGGAAAAGAACTGTATGGGGGGATAGAGATTGCAGCCGCAATACGGAGCGAGAAAAAACCATTAAAAGTCCGTATCCGTTTGGGGGAATCCGTTTCCGAGGCTATGAGCGACTGCATAGACAATAGCGTTCCCGGGATGAGTTCGGCGACCAATGATCACTCTTTAAGAGATTACACGTTGGAACTCCCCTGGCTGGGAACCATAGAGGTTGGAAACTCAGGATTTCGCTTTGTGCGAATAGATCTTCTGGATAAAGAAGTTGATCTGCCGATACGATCGGTAAGAGCGATCTTCCGATACCGGGATATCCCTTATCTGGGTTCATTCAAATGTGATAACGAGCGACTAAACGAAATATGGGAAACGGGAGCCTATACCGTTCATCTGAATATGCAGGAATACCTGTGGGACGGGATAAAGCGTGACCGGTTAGTGTGGTTGGGTGACGTACATCCGGAAATCATGACAATCAATACAGTATTTGGCGATCAGGAAATAGTGAAAAAAAGTCTTGATTTCGGGAGAGATACGACTCCTCTACCCCAATGGATGAACGGAATTTCCTCCTATTCCTTATGGTGGATAATCGCACATCGCGACCTATACCTGTATCATGGTGATCTGGACTATCTGAAAGAGCAACAAGCCTATTTGTCTGCATTAATTCACCAGATTATTTCTAAAATAGGTCCTGACGGAAAGGAAAATCTCGATGGAGGACGTTTCCTCGATTGGCCCACTGCAAGAGATTCTAACGTGATCCATGCCGGACTCCAGTCTTTAACGGTGATGGCTATGGAAGCAGGAAAGGATATTGCCGGATGGTTAAATGATAGGGAACTCAATAATGTATGTATAAAAGCGTCTGAATCACTACATAAACACCTTCCATCCGATCATGGGAATAAACAGGCAGCCTCATTACTCACATTGGCAGGGATGTTGGCTCCCAATCAGGCTTCTCCGGTTATACTCAGAAACGGGGCCACTGATTTCGCAACCTTCTATGGCTATTACATGCTGGAAGCATTGGCGAAAGACGGTAAATACAGGGAAGCAATGAATATTATCACCGATTATTGGGGAGCAATGCTCGATTTGGGCGCCACCACCTTCTGGGAAAATTTCAATTATGAAGAACGATTGAATGCCTTACCGATCGATCAACTTCCTGACCCATCGAAGTTCGATATTCATGCCGACGGGGGCGATCACTGCTATATCGGCCTCAGGGCCAGTCTCTGTCACGGATGGGCATCCGGACCAACCGCCTGGTTAACGGCACACGTATTGGGGATCCAGGTGATCGAACCCGGATCAAAGGTAATCCGCATACGTCCGAACCTGGGAGATCTCACTTTTGCGGAAGGATCATTTCCTACACCTTACGGTGTCGTAACAGTAAAACATGTGAAACAAGCCGACGGAAAAATAAAAAGTGAGATTGATGCTCCGAAAGAAATAAAGATTATATGA
- a CDS encoding glycoside hydrolase family 127 protein, which translates to MAQPVQVKTSVPDLLLNGDPSNIKIGDHLGERIDICVEQRVKGQDVNHLIVPFYNKTETHRWQSEFWGKWMLGAVLSYRYTQDPVLLDSIQKGVKDLLGSQLPNGYIGNYSEEAQLQQWDVWGRKYSMLGLLSYYDLTGDKEVLKACRKMADHLMTQVGPGKTNIVTTGNYMGMASSSILEPIVFLYRRTGDARYLDFAKYIVAQWETSEGPGLISKAEAGVPVAERFPHPVTIQQAWFGTHNGQKAYEMMSCYEGLLELYKLTNDPQYLSAVEKTVQSIIDTEINIAGSGSAFECWYYGKPQQARPTYHTMETCVTMTWMKLCQTLLNLTGNPVYADQMEITAYNALLASMKDDGSQIAKYSPLEGQRHPGEEQCGMHINCCNANGPRAFALLPQFAVMPSANNNEVYINLYTGFTSTVPLTTKKKVVIKQETNYPADGKIRLQIETDKPEDFTVGLRIPSWSKNNSVAVNGEKIEGVNAGMYCKINRQWKKGDVITLDLDVRGRVVKQDGYAAVMKGPVVLARDSRFCDGFVDETAQIVHNDNYVELTPSQYKLKGIWMSFTAPLVLGTDLEGEARSPKQIHFCDFASAGNTWMNDVRYRVWITETLNVRNEPYEPYNIE; encoded by the coding sequence ATGGCACAGCCGGTTCAGGTTAAGACCTCTGTCCCCGATTTATTATTAAATGGTGATCCCTCAAATATAAAAATCGGAGATCACCTCGGAGAAAGAATAGATATCTGTGTGGAACAACGGGTAAAAGGACAGGATGTGAATCATTTAATTGTCCCCTTTTATAATAAAACGGAAACCCATCGTTGGCAAAGCGAATTCTGGGGTAAATGGATGCTGGGTGCAGTGCTCTCTTATAGATATACCCAGGATCCGGTATTGCTGGATTCTATTCAAAAGGGTGTTAAAGATCTGCTCGGATCGCAATTGCCCAACGGTTATATCGGAAATTATTCGGAAGAGGCACAACTTCAGCAATGGGATGTATGGGGACGCAAATATTCAATGCTCGGTCTTCTGTCCTATTATGATTTAACAGGAGATAAAGAAGTATTGAAAGCCTGTCGTAAAATGGCCGATCATCTGATGACACAGGTCGGACCGGGAAAAACAAATATCGTCACCACCGGTAACTATATGGGTATGGCAAGTAGCAGTATTCTCGAACCCATCGTATTCCTTTACCGCCGGACAGGAGATGCCCGTTATCTGGACTTTGCTAAATATATTGTTGCCCAATGGGAGACCTCTGAAGGTCCCGGATTGATCAGTAAAGCAGAAGCGGGAGTTCCGGTAGCGGAGAGATTTCCGCACCCGGTAACCATACAACAAGCCTGGTTTGGTACGCACAACGGACAAAAAGCATACGAGATGATGTCTTGTTATGAAGGTCTACTGGAGTTGTATAAGCTGACAAATGACCCTCAATATTTATCTGCTGTAGAAAAGACCGTACAAAGTATTATTGATACGGAAATTAATATTGCCGGATCCGGTAGCGCTTTTGAATGCTGGTATTACGGTAAACCCCAACAGGCAAGGCCTACTTATCATACTATGGAAACATGTGTGACGATGACATGGATGAAATTATGCCAGACATTATTAAATTTGACAGGAAATCCCGTCTATGCGGATCAGATGGAAATTACCGCTTACAACGCATTACTGGCTTCAATGAAAGATGACGGCTCCCAGATTGCCAAATACAGTCCATTGGAAGGGCAGCGTCATCCCGGTGAGGAACAGTGCGGAATGCACATCAATTGTTGTAATGCCAATGGTCCGAGAGCCTTTGCTCTTTTACCTCAATTCGCAGTGATGCCGTCTGCCAACAACAATGAAGTATATATAAATCTCTACACCGGTTTTACATCAACTGTACCACTAACAACAAAGAAAAAAGTGGTTATCAAACAGGAAACCAATTATCCGGCTGATGGTAAAATACGTTTACAGATTGAAACGGATAAACCGGAAGATTTTACAGTGGGTTTACGTATCCCGTCCTGGAGTAAAAATAACTCAGTGGCCGTAAACGGAGAAAAAATCGAAGGAGTGAATGCCGGTATGTATTGCAAAATCAACCGTCAATGGAAAAAAGGAGATGTTATCACATTGGATCTTGATGTAAGAGGAAGGGTTGTAAAACAGGACGGTTATGCGGCGGTGATGAAAGGACCGGTCGTGTTGGCACGTGACAGTCGTTTCTGCGATGGATTTGTCGATGAAACTGCCCAGATAGTCCATAATGACAACTACGTAGAACTGACTCCATCGCAGTACAAACTCAAAGGAATATGGATGTCGTTTACAGCTCCTCTCGTACTGGGAACAGACCTGGAAGGGGAAGCCCGTAGCCCGAAACAGATCCATTTTTGCGATTTCGCTTCTGCCGGCAACACATGGATGAATGATGTCCGTTACCGCGTGTGGATCACTGAAACATTGAATGTAAGAAATGAACCGTATGAACCGTACAACATAGAATAA
- a CDS encoding RNA polymerase sigma-70 factor, which yields MEDEELARDIVQECLIQLWENYENISGSYERYMIVAVKNRCISHFRTLRLQSKFTESAQLKIKEFEFHPDIPDPLTDIYMKEVSELLQEHIEKLPDKCRQIFIMSRQEGLKNQEIADRLGISIRTVEAQIYHALKSIRIGLKDYLPILYFFI from the coding sequence GTGGAAGACGAAGAATTAGCCAGGGACATTGTGCAGGAATGCCTGATCCAACTTTGGGAAAACTATGAAAATATTAGCGGCTCCTACGAGAGGTATATGATTGTAGCTGTTAAAAACCGATGTATCTCCCATTTCCGCACCTTAAGATTACAGTCGAAATTCACGGAATCTGCCCAGTTAAAAATCAAAGAATTTGAATTTCATCCTGATATACCTGATCCGCTAACAGATATTTACATGAAAGAGGTCAGCGAACTACTTCAGGAGCACATTGAAAAACTGCCGGATAAATGCCGGCAAATATTTATTATGAGCCGGCAGGAAGGACTAAAAAACCAGGAAATTGCGGATCGGTTAGGAATCAGTATACGAACCGTAGAAGCCCAGATTTACCATGCACTCAAATCAATTAGAATCGGGTTAAAAGATTATCTGCCCATCCTTTACTTCTTTATTTAA
- a CDS encoding FecR family protein, which translates to MEKIDNSILRYLHKTSSPEEQDFLLKWLEESEVNRQYFRSLKDAHDLGKLDIHLYNSQVDQQWIKFEKQIVCKNNKTGISRYFIRVMRYAAVFILGIICFQAIHYIHNQDEKKIFKTTIIETGVGERSKITLPDGSKIWLNACSSLAYDNTYGNIDRQVHIKGEGYFEVHTDTLKPFFVHADRFTYRVTGTSFNVYSFDDENETSIALLEGGVTIEYENLSEQLLPGQEFIFNKESGKYTLTNVDVNRLSSWREGELVFDNITFEELAKRLERNFNIQFVFENDNVRKHSFGGSFRNYESVETIMKVISTSTPVKYEIRENIVYVK; encoded by the coding sequence ATGGAAAAAATTGACAATAGTATCCTTCGCTATCTCCACAAAACTTCATCTCCCGAAGAACAGGATTTTTTGTTAAAATGGCTGGAGGAGAGTGAGGTAAACAGGCAATATTTTCGGTCATTGAAAGATGCTCATGATCTTGGAAAGTTAGACATTCATCTTTACAACAGTCAGGTCGATCAACAATGGATAAAATTTGAAAAGCAAATTGTATGCAAAAACAATAAAACAGGTATATCCCGGTATTTCATTCGTGTTATGCGATATGCTGCTGTGTTTATTTTAGGGATCATTTGTTTTCAAGCGATCCATTACATTCACAATCAGGATGAAAAGAAAATATTTAAAACAACAATTATAGAAACCGGAGTTGGCGAACGATCCAAAATAACCCTACCTGACGGATCGAAAATATGGCTCAATGCATGTAGTTCGTTAGCCTATGATAATACATACGGCAACATTGACAGACAAGTCCATATAAAAGGAGAAGGCTATTTTGAGGTGCATACGGATACCCTCAAACCTTTTTTTGTCCATGCGGATAGATTTACCTACAGAGTTACCGGCACATCATTTAATGTCTATTCGTTCGATGATGAGAACGAAACAAGTATCGCTTTACTTGAAGGAGGAGTTACTATTGAATATGAAAATCTTTCGGAACAATTATTACCGGGACAGGAATTCATCTTTAATAAGGAGTCCGGAAAATATACCCTCACAAATGTAGATGTAAACAGACTGTCATCATGGCGTGAAGGTGAGCTGGTATTTGATAATATAACCTTTGAAGAACTGGCCAAACGGTTAGAAAGGAACTTTAATATTCAGTTTGTTTTTGAAAACGATAATGTGCGCAAGCATTCTTTTGGAGGATCATTTCGCAATTACGAATCGGTTGAAACAATTATGAAAGTGATCAGTACAAGCACGCCGGTGAAATATGAAATCCGGGAGAATATTGTATACGTGAAATAA
- a CDS encoding TonB-dependent receptor, giving the protein MKKNNLAKKIYLLVPKQLWLQMKITTLLILLTTFCLQANDSYSQNVKVSLDIQNATITEIFREIENRTDYRFFYNKTLLNTEKRVSVNSNEKEVSAILDQLLAGENVSYTMVNNYIVITPKENEETNSPGVTQDNRKTVIGIVTDEQGEPIIGANIIEKGTTNGTVTDIDGKFNITVSTDSSVLLFSYIGYKSVEIPVGEQTTINVQLQEDTETLEEVVVVGYGTQKKVNLTGAVSSIESKSLTVAPVANTTNALAGRLPGLTVIQNSGQPGADRASLNIRGFDSPLVIVDGIEAEFHTIDPNMIESISVLKDGAAAIYGSRAGNGVILVTTKRGVQQKPSITFNSNLTLQGVTSMPKPTNAGQYAELEREKWIQSGRPIEQAPFTEEQIRKYYDGSDPQYPNTNWYNELIRDWAPQQQYNLSVRGGNEAVKYYGFVGYLNQQSMWKQNGGNYNRYNLQSNIDASVTKNLTFQLDLAAIIEDKIFPSRPQSAGGDNVWQDFWNTLPIYPATLPDPTKISYADGGGTGGAHVTSNHELMGYNKGDNQNFKGTGTLNYTFPGITGLSAKVLVNAIVNYNKSSTFSKPVQYYRYDIASDTYTLAGALGNKAQLSINQSRNSSITTQASLNYDRIFSDIHHLTILALFEGIDYKGDWISASRDNFLSPAVEQLYAGDNSTAKNNGSASEMGRMSYVGRLNYSYKGKYLLEATLRADASAKFSPTKRWGYFPSISAGWRISEENFMQNADNLDNLKLRVSYGQSGNDNVVNFQYLSGYTLQGFAGYLIGDNPLKAIAPSVIPNPNLSWEEIRIMGAGIDFSFFQRKIYGEADVFYRERTGIPGTRQSTLPSTFGASLPQENINSLDNRGFEFMLGTYFNINDFEFDISGNVAYSRDKWIHYEEPEYTDPDEIRLRKVSGNWTDRLFGYKSDKLFGSQAEIDALTFMQDNNNNTSLRPGDVRYINTNGDDRLDWRDQIELGARFPHWTMGLNINARYKNFDLTTLFQGAFAYYTDVWLLRSIRVYSEEVYNLRWTEEKNNTDALVPRMGGSSLNGEASDYRYKEAGYLRLKSASLGYNIPKELLNQISIEQARIYLAGTNLLTFDRLKKYNIDPEAPFGNAGYYYPQQRTISFGINVSF; this is encoded by the coding sequence ATGAAAAAAAACAATTTAGCCAAGAAGATATACCTTCTGGTGCCTAAACAATTATGGCTACAAATGAAGATTACAACCCTACTTATACTCCTTACGACCTTCTGTCTTCAGGCGAATGATTCCTATTCACAAAATGTGAAAGTAAGCCTGGACATACAGAATGCAACAATCACGGAGATTTTTCGTGAGATAGAAAATCGAACTGATTATCGTTTCTTTTATAATAAAACTTTGCTCAACACTGAAAAGCGGGTGAGTGTCAATAGCAACGAGAAAGAAGTCAGCGCTATCCTCGATCAATTGTTAGCGGGTGAAAATGTATCCTATACGATGGTAAACAATTACATCGTTATTACTCCAAAAGAGAACGAGGAGACAAATTCGCCGGGAGTCACTCAGGATAATCGAAAAACGGTAATAGGGATAGTGACAGATGAACAGGGAGAGCCGATTATCGGGGCAAATATAATAGAGAAAGGGACTACTAACGGAACAGTGACAGATATAGATGGAAAGTTCAATATCACAGTTTCAACAGATTCTTCTGTTCTCCTTTTTTCATATATCGGCTATAAAAGCGTGGAAATACCTGTTGGAGAACAAACCACTATTAACGTACAACTACAGGAAGATACCGAAACGTTGGAAGAAGTTGTAGTTGTGGGATATGGGACACAGAAGAAAGTAAATTTGACGGGGGCTGTATCATCGATCGAATCCAAAAGCCTGACAGTTGCTCCCGTAGCTAATACGACAAATGCGCTGGCCGGACGTTTACCAGGTTTGACTGTCATTCAAAATAGTGGTCAACCGGGTGCGGATCGGGCCAGCCTGAATATTCGGGGTTTTGATTCACCATTAGTGATAGTAGATGGTATTGAAGCTGAATTCCATACAATTGATCCCAATATGATAGAGAGTATCTCAGTCCTTAAAGACGGAGCTGCGGCTATTTACGGTTCACGTGCCGGGAACGGTGTCATATTGGTAACTACCAAAAGAGGAGTTCAACAAAAGCCGAGCATTACTTTCAATTCCAACCTTACTTTGCAAGGGGTTACAAGTATGCCCAAACCGACAAATGCAGGACAATATGCCGAATTAGAGCGTGAAAAATGGATCCAATCGGGAAGACCAATAGAACAGGCTCCGTTTACAGAGGAGCAGATACGTAAATATTATGATGGTTCCGATCCCCAATATCCTAACACAAACTGGTATAATGAACTCATCAGAGACTGGGCGCCCCAACAACAATACAACCTCTCAGTCCGCGGTGGAAACGAAGCCGTAAAATATTATGGATTTGTAGGTTATTTAAACCAACAGTCCATGTGGAAACAGAATGGAGGGAACTATAACCGTTACAATCTACAATCGAATATTGACGCTTCTGTCACCAAAAACTTAACTTTTCAACTCGATCTGGCTGCAATCATTGAGGATAAGATCTTCCCAAGCAGGCCACAAAGTGCAGGAGGAGATAATGTATGGCAGGACTTCTGGAATACATTGCCCATTTATCCGGCAACGTTACCTGATCCGACAAAGATTTCTTATGCGGATGGTGGTGGAACAGGAGGAGCTCATGTAACATCCAACCATGAATTAATGGGATATAATAAAGGGGATAATCAAAATTTTAAAGGAACAGGGACTTTGAATTATACATTTCCCGGTATTACCGGTTTATCCGCTAAAGTACTTGTCAATGCCATTGTCAATTATAATAAATCATCTACATTCTCGAAACCTGTACAATATTATCGATACGATATTGCAAGTGATACATACACGCTAGCCGGAGCTTTAGGGAATAAAGCGCAGTTAAGTATCAATCAAAGCAGAAATTCAAGTATTACGACACAAGCTTCCCTGAATTACGACAGAATATTTTCAGATATACATCATCTCACAATACTCGCGTTATTTGAAGGAATTGATTATAAAGGAGATTGGATTTCTGCCAGTCGTGATAACTTTTTATCACCTGCTGTCGAACAATTGTATGCAGGAGATAACAGTACGGCTAAAAATAACGGAAGTGCATCAGAAATGGGAAGAATGAGTTATGTCGGTCGTTTGAATTATTCATATAAAGGTAAGTATCTGTTGGAAGCGACATTGAGAGCAGATGCTTCTGCAAAATTCTCTCCGACAAAAAGATGGGGGTATTTCCCTAGCATTTCTGCCGGGTGGAGGATAAGTGAAGAAAATTTCATGCAGAATGCAGATAATCTGGACAACCTGAAATTAAGAGTAAGCTATGGACAATCTGGAAATGATAATGTAGTAAATTTCCAGTATCTTTCAGGTTACACATTACAGGGTTTTGCAGGTTACCTGATCGGCGACAACCCGCTCAAAGCTATTGCACCTTCAGTGATACCTAACCCGAACTTATCCTGGGAAGAAATAAGAATCATGGGTGCAGGAATTGATTTCTCGTTTTTTCAACGAAAAATATATGGAGAGGCGGATGTTTTTTATCGTGAAAGAACCGGCATACCGGGAACCCGGCAATCTACATTACCTTCCACTTTCGGTGCATCACTACCGCAAGAGAACATTAATAGTTTAGATAACAGAGGATTTGAATTCATGCTAGGCACCTATTTCAATATAAATGATTTTGAATTTGATATATCAGGAAATGTAGCCTACTCAAGAGATAAATGGATTCACTATGAAGAACCGGAATATACCGATCCCGACGAGATAAGACTTAGAAAAGTCTCAGGGAACTGGACAGACCGTTTATTCGGTTATAAGTCAGACAAACTATTCGGAAGTCAGGCGGAAATTGATGCGCTTACCTTCATGCAGGATAATAACAATAATACTTCTTTACGTCCCGGGGATGTACGTTATATAAATACAAACGGTGACGACAGGCTGGATTGGAGAGACCAGATTGAATTAGGAGCAAGATTCCCTCACTGGACAATGGGACTTAATATCAATGCAAGGTATAAAAATTTTGATCTGACAACATTATTCCAGGGTGCTTTCGCCTATTACACGGATGTTTGGCTTTTAAGATCAATCAGGGTTTACTCCGAGGAAGTATACAATTTAAGGTGGACCGAAGAAAAAAATAATACTGATGCTCTGGTACCCAGGATGGGAGGGTCCAGCTTGAATGGTGAGGCTTCCGATTATCGCTACAAAGAGGCCGGTTACCTCCGACTGAAAAGCGCTTCGTTAGGATACAATATCCCAAAAGAATTGTTGAACCAAATCTCCATAGAACAAGCAAGAATATATTTGGCCGGTACAAACTTACTGACCTTCGATCGGTTGAAAAAATATAATATTGATCCTGAAGCTCCCTTTGGAAATGCGGGATATTATTATCCCCAGCAAAGAACGATAAGTTTTGGCATCAATGTATCATTCTAA